Proteins encoded in a region of the Candidatus Neomarinimicrobiota bacterium genome:
- the guaB gene encoding IMP dehydrogenase, with amino-acid sequence MRLLGKALTFDDVLLVPAFSQVLPRDTSLATRLSRNIPLNLPLVSAAMDTVTEARLAIAIAQEGGIGIVHKNLSAEAQAREVARVKRYESGVVREPLTIGPDATVREVVELTRLHGFSGFPVVEGRRVVGIVTGRDLRFETRMDAKVREIMTPAEKLITVKEGASLDEAKALMHTHKLERVVVINDAFELRGLMTVKDITKQTSFPNAARDAHGGLRVGAAVGFGEDTEQRVELLVRAGVDAIIVDTAHGHSAGVLDRVRWVKRAYPQVDVIGGNIATGAAALALVEAGADGVKVGIGPGSICTTRIVAGVGVPQITAVDNVATALKGTGVPVIADGGVRYSGDVAKAIAAGADTVMMGGAFAGTEEAPGETILYQGRTFKSYRGMGSMGAMAKGSADRYFQAETGNNPNTSKLVPEGIEGQVPYKGSVVQVIFQMAGGLKASMHYCGCATIADMQNKAEFVEITTAGMRESHVHDVQITKEAPNYRSE; translated from the coding sequence GGTGTCCGCCGCGATGGACACCGTGACCGAGGCCCGCCTCGCGATCGCCATTGCGCAGGAGGGCGGCATCGGCATCGTGCACAAGAACCTGTCGGCGGAAGCCCAGGCGCGCGAGGTGGCCCGGGTCAAGCGCTACGAGAGCGGCGTCGTCCGCGAGCCGCTGACGATCGGCCCTGACGCCACGGTGCGCGAGGTGGTCGAGCTGACCCGGTTGCATGGCTTCTCTGGCTTCCCGGTGGTCGAGGGCAGGAGGGTGGTCGGCATCGTCACCGGGCGGGACCTGCGCTTCGAGACGCGCATGGACGCCAAGGTCCGCGAAATCATGACGCCGGCCGAAAAGCTCATCACGGTCAAGGAGGGCGCTTCGCTGGACGAGGCCAAGGCCCTGATGCACACCCACAAGCTGGAGCGTGTGGTCGTCATCAACGACGCCTTCGAGCTGCGCGGCCTGATGACGGTGAAGGACATCACCAAGCAGACCAGCTTCCCCAATGCGGCGCGTGACGCCCATGGCGGCCTGCGCGTCGGCGCGGCGGTCGGCTTCGGCGAAGACACCGAGCAGCGCGTCGAGCTGCTGGTGCGTGCCGGCGTCGATGCCATCATCGTCGACACCGCCCACGGCCACAGCGCCGGCGTGCTGGACCGGGTGCGCTGGGTCAAGCGCGCCTACCCGCAGGTCGATGTCATCGGCGGCAATATCGCCACCGGCGCTGCGGCGTTGGCGCTGGTGGAAGCCGGTGCGGACGGCGTCAAGGTCGGCATCGGCCCGGGTTCGATCTGCACCACGCGCATCGTCGCCGGCGTGGGCGTGCCGCAGATCACCGCGGTCGACAACGTCGCTACGGCGCTCAAGGGCACTGGCGTGCCGGTCATCGCCGACGGCGGCGTGCGCTACTCCGGCGACGTGGCCAAGGCCATCGCGGCTGGCGCCGACACCGTCATGATGGGCGGCGCCTTTGCCGGCACCGAAGAAGCGCCGGGCGAGACCATCCTCTACCAGGGCCGCACTTTCAAGAGCTACCGCGGCATGGGCTCGATGGGCGCGATGGCCAAGGGCAGCGCCGACCGCTACTTCCAGGCCGAGACGGGCAACAACCCCAACACGTCCAAGCTGGTGCCCGAGGGCATCGAGGGCCAGGTGCCCTACAAGGGCTCGGTCGTGCAGGTGATCTTCCAGATGGCCGGTGGCCTGAAGGCGTCCATGCACTACTGCGGCTGCGCCACCATCGCCGACATGCAGAACAAGGCCGAATTCGTCGAGATCACCACGGCGGGCATGCGCGAGAGCCATGTCCACGATGTGCAGATCACGAAGGAAGCGCCCAACT